From the genome of Thiobacter sp. AK1, one region includes:
- the lgt gene encoding prolipoprotein diacylglyceryl transferase, producing MLVHPQFDPVAIHLGPLAIRWYGLMYLLAFAFVLLLGRWRIRHQPWTGWNEKMLDDVLFYGVLGVVLGGRLGYVFFYKPGDYLADPLAILRVWEGGMSFHGGLLGVAAAMLIFARRHGLSWLAVTDFIAPLVPLGLGAGRIGNFINGELWGRPTDVPWAMIFPQVDGTPRHPSQLYEFALEGLVLFLILWWLARKPQPKGTLSAAFLIGYGTVRFLVEFTREPDRFLGTLALGLSMGQWLSLPMIIAGVLLLVWARRP from the coding sequence ATGTTGGTCCATCCCCAGTTCGATCCCGTTGCCATCCATCTCGGTCCCCTGGCCATTCGCTGGTATGGCCTCATGTATTTGCTTGCCTTCGCATTCGTCTTGCTGCTGGGACGCTGGCGCATCCGGCACCAGCCCTGGACCGGCTGGAACGAGAAGATGCTCGACGACGTGCTGTTCTACGGCGTGCTGGGCGTGGTGCTGGGAGGCCGGCTGGGGTATGTGTTCTTTTACAAGCCGGGGGACTATCTGGCCGATCCCTTGGCCATTTTGCGGGTGTGGGAGGGGGGCATGAGCTTCCACGGCGGCTTACTCGGGGTGGCGGCAGCCATGCTGATCTTCGCCCGGCGGCATGGCTTGTCGTGGCTGGCGGTCACGGACTTCATCGCACCGCTCGTGCCCTTGGGGTTGGGCGCGGGACGCATCGGCAACTTCATCAACGGCGAGCTGTGGGGCCGTCCCACGGATGTGCCCTGGGCCATGATCTTCCCCCAAGTGGACGGCACCCCACGGCATCCCTCCCAACTCTATGAATTCGCCCTGGAGGGGCTTGTCCTGTTCCTCATCTTGTGGTGGCTTGCACGCAAGCCACAGCCGAAAGGGACGCTCTCCGCGGCGTTCCTCATCGGCTACGGCACCGTCCGGTTTCTCGTGGAATTCACCCGTGAACCGGATCGCTTCCTGGGCACGCTGGCCTTGGGCCTGTCCATGGGCCAGTGGCTGTCCCTGCCCATGATTATCGCCGGCGTGCTGCTGCTGGTCTGGGCGCGTCGCCCATGA
- the ilvD gene encoding dihydroxy-acid dehydratase translates to MPRYRSWTTTHGRNMAGARALWRATGMKETDWDKPIIAIANSFTQFVPGHVHLKDLGQLVAAEIEKAGGVAKEFNTIAVDDGIAMGHGGMLYSLPSRELIADSVEYMVNAHCADALVCISNCDKITPGMLMAAMRLNIPTVFVSGGPMEAGKAVLHGKMVKLDLVDAMVAAANPAESDEDVQITERSACPTCGSCSGMFTANSMNCLTEALGLALPGNGSLVATHADRKRLFIEAGRLIVALARAWYERDDASVLPRSIATFEAFENAIALDIAMGGSTNTVLHLLAAAREGGVDFSMKDIDRLSRKVPHLAKVAPATQQYHMEDVHRAGGVMRILGELDRAGLIHRDVPTVHSPTLGDALEHWDIRRTRDEKVLEFYRAAPGNVPTTVAFSQNKRYESLDTDVINGCVRDVAHAYSRDGGLAVLYGNLAQEGCIVKTAGVDASILTFSGPARIFESQEDAVDAILGDRIKPGEVVIIRYEGPRGGPGMQEMLYPTSYLKSKGLGKLCALITDGRFSGGTSGLSIGHVSPEAAEGGNLGLVEEGDIIDIDIPQRSIHLRVSEEELHRRRVAMEARGAKAWQPVARNRIVSAALQAYAALTTSAAKGAVRDVEQLKRR, encoded by the coding sequence ATGCCCCGCTACCGTTCCTGGACCACGACCCACGGCCGCAACATGGCCGGCGCCCGCGCCCTGTGGCGCGCCACCGGCATGAAGGAGACCGACTGGGACAAACCCATCATCGCCATCGCCAATTCCTTCACCCAGTTCGTGCCGGGCCACGTGCACCTGAAGGATCTGGGTCAACTCGTAGCCGCCGAGATCGAGAAGGCGGGTGGCGTAGCCAAGGAGTTCAACACCATCGCTGTCGATGACGGCATCGCCATGGGTCATGGCGGCATGCTCTATTCGCTGCCTTCGCGGGAGCTGATCGCCGATTCGGTGGAATACATGGTGAACGCCCATTGCGCCGATGCGCTGGTGTGCATTTCCAATTGCGACAAAATCACCCCGGGCATGCTCATGGCGGCGATGCGCCTTAACATTCCCACGGTGTTTGTCTCCGGTGGTCCGATGGAGGCAGGCAAGGCGGTGCTGCACGGCAAGATGGTGAAGCTGGATCTGGTGGATGCCATGGTGGCCGCAGCCAATCCAGCGGAAAGCGACGAGGACGTGCAGATCACGGAACGGTCCGCCTGCCCCACCTGTGGCTCCTGTTCCGGCATGTTCACCGCCAACTCCATGAACTGCCTGACCGAGGCGCTTGGTCTTGCTCTGCCGGGCAATGGCTCGCTTGTGGCCACCCATGCCGACCGCAAGCGCCTGTTCATCGAGGCTGGGCGCCTGATCGTGGCGCTTGCCCGCGCCTGGTACGAACGCGACGATGCCAGCGTGTTGCCTCGTTCCATCGCCACCTTCGAGGCCTTCGAGAACGCCATCGCCCTGGACATCGCCATGGGTGGTTCCACCAATACCGTGCTGCACCTGCTGGCGGCGGCGCGGGAAGGCGGCGTCGATTTCAGCATGAAGGACATCGATCGCCTATCGCGCAAGGTGCCCCATCTGGCCAAGGTGGCGCCCGCCACACAGCAGTATCACATGGAGGATGTACATCGTGCTGGGGGCGTGATGCGCATCCTGGGCGAGCTCGACCGTGCCGGACTCATCCACCGCGACGTCCCCACGGTGCACAGCCCCACCCTGGGCGATGCCCTGGAACACTGGGACATTCGCCGCACCCGCGACGAGAAGGTGTTGGAGTTCTACCGCGCCGCGCCCGGCAACGTGCCCACCACCGTCGCCTTCTCCCAGAACAAGCGCTACGAAAGCCTCGACACCGACGTGATCAACGGCTGTGTGCGCGATGTGGCCCACGCCTATTCCCGGGACGGCGGGCTGGCCGTGCTCTACGGCAATCTGGCGCAAGAGGGCTGCATCGTCAAGACCGCGGGCGTGGATGCGAGCATTCTCACGTTCTCCGGGCCGGCGCGCATCTTCGAAAGCCAGGAAGATGCGGTGGACGCCATCCTGGGCGACCGCATCAAGCCGGGCGAGGTGGTGATTATCCGCTACGAAGGCCCACGCGGGGGACCCGGCATGCAGGAGATGCTCTACCCCACCTCCTATCTCAAATCCAAGGGGCTGGGCAAGCTCTGTGCCCTCATCACGGACGGTCGCTTCTCCGGCGGCACCTCGGGCCTATCCATCGGCCATGTCTCCCCGGAGGCCGCGGAAGGTGGTAACCTCGGCCTGGTGGAAGAAGGCGACATCATCGACATCGACATTCCCCAGCGCAGCATCCATCTCCGTGTAAGCGAGGAGGAACTCCATCGCCGGCGTGTGGCGATGGAGGCGCGCGGCGCCAAGGCCTGGCAGCCGGTGGCGCGTAATCGCATCGTGTCGGCGGCCCTTCAGGCCTATGCGGCGCTCACCACCTCGGCCGCGAAGGGGGCGGTGCGCGATGTGGAACAACTCAAGCGCAGGTGA
- a CDS encoding TlpA family protein disulfide reductase: protein MARSLPESWKISNVRKALACASLALAALLTGAAQAQTQLPELTHRLTPLNPRPAAPDFAFKDLDGRLQRLSDYRGKVVLVNFWATWCPPCRREMPSLERLHQRLKDAPFTVLAVDQMENFDLVFAFTGQLDPAPSFPILLDSDGKSAQAWGVKGLPASFLVDKHGRIAYRAMGGREFDHPEIEKRVRELIAE from the coding sequence ATGGCAAGATCCTTACCGGAAAGCTGGAAAATCTCGAATGTCCGCAAGGCTCTGGCCTGCGCTAGTCTGGCGCTGGCTGCCCTGCTCACTGGGGCCGCCCAGGCTCAGACCCAGCTCCCTGAACTCACCCATCGGCTCACGCCACTCAATCCGCGTCCGGCAGCGCCGGACTTCGCCTTCAAGGATTTGGACGGCAGACTGCAACGGCTGTCGGATTATCGGGGCAAGGTGGTCCTGGTCAACTTCTGGGCCACCTGGTGTCCGCCGTGCCGGCGTGAAATGCCTTCGCTGGAACGCCTACACCAGCGGCTCAAGGATGCGCCTTTCACCGTTCTCGCGGTGGACCAGATGGAAAATTTCGATCTGGTGTTCGCCTTTACCGGCCAGCTCGATCCCGCGCCCAGCTTCCCCATCCTCCTCGACAGCGACGGCAAGAGCGCTCAAGCCTGGGGCGTGAAGGGCCTGCCCGCAAGCTTCCTGGTGGACAAGCATGGGCGCATCGCCTACCGCGCCATGGGTGGACGCGAGTTCGACCATCCGGAGATCGAGAAGCGAGTGCGAGAGCTAATCGCAGAATGA
- a CDS encoding class I SAM-dependent methyltransferase: protein MSDGATPTLESYDLVPYESIPIPATHPDALAAVARLAGLSPPPINGCRVLELGAASGGNLIPMAFYRPGNEYVGVDLSLRQVEEGQALIAALGLDHVHLLHRDVAAGLEDLGRFDYVIAHGLYSWVPAPLRERLLELIAKVLAPRGIAYVSYNTLPGWRARAMVRDMLLAHVGTARHPRARLALAQEFLARMAPAFAALETPEAGLMAQELAYLRTAPAGYLYHEYLEAENEPVLFSTFLAQAQAAGLAYVGDAEPATDLGQGLDAAARAAVADYPLPRRLQYYDFLALRPFRRSLLTPLSAGEPVLDCARIAELALFADLSSDEEIDLSRDTPQAFRSATRTAFQASHPLTKAALVVLAERFPSAVAYGELAAAAQAVVRAHGDARLAQEDQRLATELAALAGHRLVGLAPDPQEWAVQPAPRPRLHTMARHQVSQGLAPAGIRHSALELDEAARALALLCDGEHDLPALASAMRNRWPDFSPEETLVGCARLLWTFARNGLLEPIP from the coding sequence ATGAGCGACGGCGCGACCCCCACCCTGGAAAGCTACGACCTCGTCCCCTACGAAAGCATTCCCATCCCCGCCACGCATCCGGACGCCCTGGCGGCCGTGGCGCGACTCGCGGGCCTGAGCCCGCCACCAATCAACGGTTGCCGCGTGCTGGAACTGGGGGCGGCAAGTGGCGGCAACCTCATCCCGATGGCCTTCTACCGCCCCGGCAACGAATACGTGGGGGTGGACTTGTCGCTGCGTCAGGTCGAGGAAGGCCAAGCGCTGATCGCCGCTTTAGGGCTTGACCACGTGCACCTATTGCACCGGGACGTGGCGGCGGGCCTTGAGGATCTGGGACGGTTCGACTACGTGATCGCCCACGGGCTCTATTCCTGGGTGCCCGCGCCCCTGCGCGAGCGGTTGCTGGAGCTCATCGCCAAGGTGCTCGCCCCAAGGGGCATCGCCTATGTGAGCTACAACACACTTCCCGGCTGGCGCGCCCGGGCCATGGTGCGCGACATGTTGCTTGCCCACGTGGGGACGGCACGCCATCCCCGCGCGCGGCTGGCCCTGGCCCAGGAATTCCTGGCGCGCATGGCGCCCGCCTTCGCCGCCCTGGAAACGCCAGAGGCGGGCCTTATGGCCCAGGAGTTGGCGTATCTGCGGACTGCCCCGGCGGGCTATCTCTATCACGAGTACCTGGAGGCCGAGAACGAGCCCGTGCTGTTTTCCACCTTCCTCGCGCAGGCGCAGGCGGCGGGGCTCGCTTATGTGGGGGACGCCGAACCGGCCACGGACCTGGGCCAGGGGCTCGATGCCGCCGCGCGTGCGGCCGTGGCCGACTATCCGCTGCCCCGGCGGCTGCAGTATTACGACTTTCTTGCCCTGCGCCCCTTCCGGCGCAGCCTGCTCACGCCCCTTTCAGCCGGGGAGCCGGTCCTCGATTGCGCCCGCATCGCCGAGCTCGCCCTGTTCGCGGACTTAAGCTCCGACGAAGAAATCGACCTTAGCCGGGATACGCCCCAGGCCTTCCGCAGCGCCACGCGCACGGCTTTCCAGGCCAGCCATCCCCTGACCAAGGCGGCCCTCGTTGTGCTTGCGGAGCGCTTCCCTTCCGCCGTCGCCTATGGAGAACTGGCCGCCGCCGCGCAGGCGGTGGTGCGTGCCCATGGGGACGCAAGGCTGGCCCAGGAAGATCAGCGACTCGCCACCGAGCTGGCCGCCTTGGCCGGCCATCGCTTGGTGGGCCTTGCGCCCGACCCCCAAGAATGGGCGGTCCAACCCGCGCCGCGGCCGCGCCTGCATACCATGGCGCGGCATCAAGTGAGCCAAGGCCTTGCGCCCGCCGGCATCCGCCACAGTGCGCTGGAGCTGGACGAGGCCGCGCGCGCCCTCGCCCTGTTGTGCGACGGGGAACACGATCTGCCCGCATTGGCCAGCGCCATGCGCAACCGGTGGCCCGACTTCAGTCCCGAGGAGACCCTGGTGGGCTGCGCGCGTCTTCTGTGGACCTTCGCCCGCAACGGCCTGCTGGAGCCAATCCCCTAG
- a CDS encoding c-type cytochrome, producing the protein MKYRLIALATAGVVAGAPALAADGPALAQKYACMSCHQVDKKVVGPAYKDVAAKYKGDKTAEAHLIDKVKKGGSGVWGTVPMPPSPQVPDADLKAIVQWILSLK; encoded by the coding sequence ATGAAATACCGCCTCATCGCCCTCGCCACTGCCGGCGTAGTCGCCGGCGCGCCCGCCCTGGCCGCCGACGGTCCGGCCCTGGCCCAGAAATACGCCTGCATGAGCTGCCACCAGGTGGACAAGAAAGTCGTCGGCCCTGCCTACAAAGACGTGGCCGCCAAGTACAAAGGGGACAAAACCGCCGAAGCGCACCTCATCGACAAGGTAAAGAAAGGGGGCTCCGGCGTGTGGGGCACGGTGCCCATGCCGCCCAGTCCGCAGGTGCCCGATGCCGACCTCAAAGCCATCGTGCAGTGGATCTTGTCGCTCAAGTAA
- a CDS encoding ABC transporter substrate-binding protein, with protein MLLNRRRFLTASLALPLLTACGPPQPLIRVAGIVWVGYEPLFLARELGLLDEESIRLVEMPSNTASLMALASGEVEAATLTLDECLLAREGGLDVRAILVFDDSAGADVIMARPTIRHPAELAGKRIGLEETAAGALMLSKTLEIAGLKPEDVIKVPLTADRQLAAWQENEVDALVSYEPHATQLEALGARRLLDSRAFPGLIVDVLVARRSALEATPATFRALLAGHFAALRHLRQQPWDAATRMAPRMGIAPDAVLAALRGVRLMDVAANRAWLAADPPRLVAAADRVVEIMRANGLIKGPVHTGDLADPRFLPRAT; from the coding sequence ATGCTCCTGAACCGCAGGCGCTTTCTAACTGCAAGCCTGGCCCTGCCTCTACTCACCGCCTGTGGGCCGCCGCAGCCCCTCATCCGTGTGGCAGGCATCGTCTGGGTGGGCTATGAGCCGCTGTTTCTTGCCCGGGAGCTGGGCCTGCTGGACGAAGAATCCATCCGCCTGGTGGAAATGCCTTCCAACACCGCCAGCCTGATGGCATTGGCGAGCGGGGAAGTGGAGGCCGCCACCCTTACCCTGGACGAATGCCTCCTGGCACGGGAAGGGGGACTCGACGTGCGGGCAATCCTGGTGTTCGACGATTCCGCCGGTGCCGACGTGATCATGGCGCGTCCAACCATCCGCCACCCCGCCGAGCTCGCTGGCAAGCGCATCGGCTTGGAGGAAACCGCCGCCGGCGCACTCATGCTCAGCAAAACGCTGGAGATCGCTGGGCTTAAGCCCGAAGACGTAATCAAGGTGCCCCTCACCGCCGATCGTCAGCTCGCCGCGTGGCAGGAAAACGAAGTGGACGCCCTGGTGAGCTACGAGCCCCATGCCACTCAGCTCGAGGCGCTGGGGGCGCGGCGCCTGCTGGACAGCCGGGCCTTTCCCGGCCTGATCGTGGACGTGCTGGTGGCCCGGCGCAGTGCCCTCGAGGCCACACCCGCGACCTTTCGCGCATTGCTCGCCGGCCATTTCGCGGCCTTGCGTCACTTGCGACAGCAACCCTGGGATGCCGCCACGCGCATGGCGCCCCGCATGGGCATCGCGCCGGACGCCGTGCTCGCAGCCCTGCGTGGTGTGCGCCTGATGGACGTGGCCGCCAATCGGGCTTGGCTCGCCGCCGATCCGCCGCGGCTGGTCGCGGCCGCCGACCGGGTGGTGGAAATCATGCGCGCCAACGGGCTCATCAAGGGGCCGGTGCACACCGGCGACTTGGCCGATCCGCGCTTTTTGCCAAGGGCCACATGA